A segment of the Sulfurovum indicum genome:
AGAACAAATCCTAAGTACGTGCTCAAGAACTATATGCTTCAGGAGGCGATCGATGCGGCAAAAGAGGGCAGTTTCTCTCTGGTGGACGCACTTTTCAAAATAGCACAGGAGCCGTTTGCCGAGCATCCGGAGTTCGAACGCTGGGCAGGAGCCACGCCAGAGCAGTTCAAGAACAACAAGCTGAGCTGCTCCTCCTAAAGATTTTCTTTTAAGTTTTCTCTCTTTATAATGAGAGAGAACTTTTGTACTGAAAGGAGTCTGCCATGTACTATCTCTCATCTATCGATATGTGCAGTGACTATGAACTGGAAAATGAGCTGAAACAGTTTTTTGTACGTTTACACCATATTAAACAGAGACTCTCACAGGAACGTGCCACGCTGACACTTAACCGTACCCAAAGAAAGCGATGCAGGCAGAACATTTTAGACCTCGAGAAGCTCGAGCGGGACTTCTATGCACTCTCTTATAAGGAAGATATCAAACATCTGTACCGAAAGATCCACCGTTATGTCAAACTTGACCATGAGAGGCTGATGGAGACTTTTGGGCGTGAAACGATGGGGCGCTGTTCTTTGTTTATAGCATTGTGATTTAAGAGGAAGAGCCCCCCCGTTTGGGATGCGATGCTTCTATTTTTCTGTAGACCCTGGAGAAAGTCTATTGGGTAAACTTATTATTGAGGAATAAATTATGACATTGGAACAACTGCAACAAACCATTAGAGAAGAGGTAGGCGTACTCCTCTACTTCTCAGGAGAGAGCTGCAACGTCTGCCATGCCCTCAGACCCAAGTTCAAAGAGCTTTTTGACAAAGAGTTCCCTCTCATCAGACAGATCTATCTTGATGCACACGAAAACCCGGAGATCTCGGCACACTTTCAGGTCTTCTCTGTACCGACGATGATCGTCTTTCTTGACGGCCGTGAGTTCGTACGTGAAGGCAGGGCGGTAAGCCTGCACAAAATGACCGAGCAGCTCAAACGCCCCTACACGATGATGACAGAGTGACGCTACGCTACGCTTTGCTTAGTGATAGTGATAGTGATAGTTTTTAGTGATAGTGATAGTGATAGGGGGGGGAGAGCGCTTCGCGCTTAGGGAATGGCGCTTAGGGAATGGAGAATGGATAATTGAGAATGGTGAATGGTCCTCGTTCCTGCGGGATTGTCGCTATGCTCGGATGAGAATTGAGAATGGTGAATGGTGAATGGTGAATTGATAATGGTGAATTGAGAATGCTGAATTCTATGAGCGCGAAGCGCTTCCTATCACTATCACTCCCCACTCCCACTGCGCAAAGCGCCCACTATCACTATCACTCCCCACTATCACTGAGCGCAAAGCGCTCTTCCCTCCAAAATATTATGTTAACCAAAAATAGCGAAAAATCAAAAATATCCATTTAAACGGCTTTAAATGCCGATTTAAGCCGTTTTTACCCTTTTATTAACACAAATTTGGATAAAATCTATCAATTTTTAATTTAAAAAGGAAAAGAATGGCTGATTTGTTTGAAGATGGTCAGAATACCGAAGAGGTATTGATAGAGGACAGTATCAAGACTAGCTACCTTGACTACTCCATGAGTGTCATCATCGGTAGGGCGCTTCCCGATGCACGTGACGGGCTCAAACCGGTTCACAGACGTATCCTGTACGCAATGAACGATCTGAACCTTTCGCATCGTGCACCCTACAAGAAATCCGCGCGTATCGTCGGGGATGTGATCGGTAAGTATCACCCACACGGTGACAATGCCGTGTATGATGCTTTGGTGCGTATGGCGCAGGATTTCTCCATGCAGGCACCGCTGATAGACGGACAGGGGAACTTCGGTTCTATCGACGGTGACAATGCCGCAGCAATGCGTTATACCGAAGCGCGTATGACTAGAATAGCAGAAGAGCTCCTGAGCGATATCGAGAAAGATACGGTCGACTATGTACCCAACTACGATGACTCGATGGTAGAACCCGATGTGCTACCCTCCCGTGTACCCAATCTTCTGCTGAACGGTTCAAGCGGTATCGCCGTCGGTATGGCGACAAATATTCCGCCTCATCGTCTGGATGAACTGGTCGAGGCACTGGTAATGCGCATCGACAACCCTGAAGTAACGGTCGAAGATCTCATGAAGGTCGTACATGGACCGGACTTCCCTACCGGCGGTATCATCTTCGGCCGCAAGGGGATCACCGATGCCTATACTACCGGACGCGGGCGTATCAAAGTACGTGCCAAAACACACATCGAACAGAAGGGGAACAAAGAGGTCATCATCATTGATGAACTTCCCTTCCAGGTGAACAAAGCAAGACTTATTGAGAATATCGCACAGCTGGTACGTGACAAGCACATCGAGGGGATCAGTGAGATCCGTGATGAATCGGACCGTGAAGGTATCAGGGTCGTACTCGAGCTCAAGCGTGATGCGATGAGCGAGATCGTACTCAACAATCTCTTTAAGTCCACGCAGATGCAGGTGACCTTCGGTATCATCATGCTTGCGATTAACAACAAAGAGCCCAAAGTCTTCAACCTGATGGAGCTTTTCGATCTTTTCCTCAATCATAGAAAAACGGTGGTCATCAGACGTACCATCTTCGACCTTGAGAAAGCCAGGGCCAGAGCGCATATTCTGGAAGGTCTCAAGATCGCGGTCGACAATATCGATGAGGTCATCAGGATCATCCGTGCTTCAGAAGATGACGAAGATGCCAGAAACAACCTCATGGAGCGTTTCAAACTCTCCGAGATCCAGGCAAAAGCGATCCTGGAGATGCGTCTGAGACGTCTGACAGGTCTTGAGATCGAAAAGATCGAAAATGAACTTGCCCAGCTGTTGAAGACGATCGCCGAGCTCGAAAGTATTCTCAAGTCCGAATCAAAGATCAATGCCATTATCCGCGAAGAGCTGGTCGAGATCGGTGAGAAGTACACAACGCCAAGACGTACTGAAATTGTTGATGACTATGACGATATCGACATTGAAGACCTTATTCCAAATGAGCCGATGGTCGTCACCATTACCCATAGAGGCTATATCAAGCGTGTACCTGTGAAGATGTACGAAAAGCAGCATAGAGGCGGCAAGGGGAAAACAGCTGTCACGACATACGATGACGATTTCATAGAGAGCTTCTTTACATCCAATACACACGATACACTGATGTTCGTCACTGACAGAGGACAGCTCTACTGGCTCAAAGTCTACCGCATTCCGGAAGGGTCCCGTACGGCCAAGGGGAAAGCAGTGGTCAACCTGATCAATCTCCAGCCCAATGAGAAGATCATGGCGATTATTCCGACAACGGACTTCTCTGATGAGAAGAGTCTGGTCTTCTTCACCAAAAACGGTATCGTCAAGCGTACGAACCTCTCTGAGTACTCCAATATCAGAAGCAGCGGTGTCAGGGCGATCAACCTCGATGAGGATGATGCGATCGTCGGAACGGAGATAGTCACACCTCAGACCAAGTGGCTCTTTGTGGCGACGAAAAAGGGTCTGTGTATTCGTTTCAAAGTGGAGGATGCCAGAGAGATCGGGCGTGTTTCACGCGGTGTGACAGCCATCAAGTTCAAGATCGACGGTGACTATGTCTGCGGTGCAACGACCATTGAAAGTGAAGATGAAGAGCTGCTCATGCTCTCCGAAAAAGGTCTGGGAAAACGTACCACTGCCAGTGAATACCGTGAGCAGAACCGTGCGGGCAAAGGGGTCATTTCCATGAAACTGACATCGAAGACCGGTGATGTGGTCGGTGTCGTAAAGGTCGAAGAGGACAAAGACCTGATGTGTCTGACCTCTGTAGGCAAAATGATCCGTGTGGATATGGAGCAGATACGAAAAGCCGGACGTAACACCTCAGGTGTCAAGATAGTCTCGGTTGACAAAAAGGATACTGTAGTAAGTATGGCAAAATGCCAGAAAGAAGAGAAGCCTGAAGCAACAAGCGAAGCGCAGAGCGAAGGTGGAGAGGAAGCTGCCAAGAGCAGTAGTGAAAACAACAATAATGACAACAGTTTAGGATTGCTATAATGAAGAAATACAATATTGCAGTAGTCGGTGCCTCAGGTGCCGTAGGGGAAGAACTTTTCAGAGTCCTTGAAGAGGTGAAGTTCCCCATCAATGATCTTTTGCCTCTGGCAAGTGCCAACAGTGCAGGGATAGAGGTGGAGTGCCAGGGAAATACCTATAAGATCGAAGAGCTGACCGAAAGTGTGTTCGAAGGACGCGATATCGATATCGCTTTTTTCAGTGCCGGCGGGAGTATCTCTGCGCACTATGCCAAATATGCGGTAGAAGCGGGGGCTGTGGTCATCGACAACACCTCCCACTTCAGAATGGACCCGGATGTCCCTCTTGTCGTACCGGAAGTGAACCCTGAGGACATTGAGCTGTGGGAAGATACCGGTATCATTGCAAACCCAAACTGTTCGACCATTCAGATGGTACAGCTGCTCAAGCCTCTGCATGACCTTTACGGTATCAAACGTGTAGATGTCAGTACCTATCAGGCGGTCTCGGGAGCCGGGAAAGCAGGTATGGAAGAGCTTGTCAGACAGATGCAGGACTTTTTTGCCTTCAAACTGGATGAGAGTGAGGTAAAGGCCTTTGCGCACAAGATTGCGCTCAATGTCATTCCCCAAATCGATACGCCGCAGCCGAACGGCTACACCAAAGAGGAGATGAAGATGGTCAACGAGACCAACAAGATCATGCATACCGATTTTGCCGTAAGTGCGACCTGTGTGCGTGTGCCTGTACTCAGATCCCACTCCGAGTCCATCACCGTTACCTTTAAAGAGGGAGTCGATGTGAGTGTTGCAGAAGCGAGAGAAGCGCTGGATAACTTTGAGAATGTCAAGGTCGTCGATGACCTTGAGACGCATCAATACCCTATGCCGATCATCTCCACCGATACGGACTATACCTATGTCGGACGTATCAGAAAAGATATCTTTGCGGAGAACATCCTTCATATGTGGGGTGTGGCAGACCAGGTTAGAGTAGGTGCGGCGACCAATGCCGTACGTATCGCACAGAAGTGGATCAAACTGCAGGAGAATATCTGATGAAGTGGTTGGAAGAGTCATT
Coding sequences within it:
- the gyrA gene encoding DNA gyrase subunit A gives rise to the protein MADLFEDGQNTEEVLIEDSIKTSYLDYSMSVIIGRALPDARDGLKPVHRRILYAMNDLNLSHRAPYKKSARIVGDVIGKYHPHGDNAVYDALVRMAQDFSMQAPLIDGQGNFGSIDGDNAAAMRYTEARMTRIAEELLSDIEKDTVDYVPNYDDSMVEPDVLPSRVPNLLLNGSSGIAVGMATNIPPHRLDELVEALVMRIDNPEVTVEDLMKVVHGPDFPTGGIIFGRKGITDAYTTGRGRIKVRAKTHIEQKGNKEVIIIDELPFQVNKARLIENIAQLVRDKHIEGISEIRDESDREGIRVVLELKRDAMSEIVLNNLFKSTQMQVTFGIIMLAINNKEPKVFNLMELFDLFLNHRKTVVIRRTIFDLEKARARAHILEGLKIAVDNIDEVIRIIRASEDDEDARNNLMERFKLSEIQAKAILEMRLRRLTGLEIEKIENELAQLLKTIAELESILKSESKINAIIREELVEIGEKYTTPRRTEIVDDYDDIDIEDLIPNEPMVVTITHRGYIKRVPVKMYEKQHRGGKGKTAVTTYDDDFIESFFTSNTHDTLMFVTDRGQLYWLKVYRIPEGSRTAKGKAVVNLINLQPNEKIMAIIPTTDFSDEKSLVFFTKNGIVKRTNLSEYSNIRSSGVRAINLDEDDAIVGTEIVTPQTKWLFVATKKGLCIRFKVEDAREIGRVSRGVTAIKFKIDGDYVCGATTIESEDEELLMLSEKGLGKRTTASEYREQNRAGKGVISMKLTSKTGDVVGVVKVEEDKDLMCLTSVGKMIRVDMEQIRKAGRNTSGVKIVSVDKKDTVVSMAKCQKEEKPEATSEAQSEGGEEAAKSSSENNNNDNSLGLL
- a CDS encoding aspartate-semialdehyde dehydrogenase; amino-acid sequence: MKKYNIAVVGASGAVGEELFRVLEEVKFPINDLLPLASANSAGIEVECQGNTYKIEELTESVFEGRDIDIAFFSAGGSISAHYAKYAVEAGAVVIDNTSHFRMDPDVPLVVPEVNPEDIELWEDTGIIANPNCSTIQMVQLLKPLHDLYGIKRVDVSTYQAVSGAGKAGMEELVRQMQDFFAFKLDESEVKAFAHKIALNVIPQIDTPQPNGYTKEEMKMVNETNKIMHTDFAVSATCVRVPVLRSHSESITVTFKEGVDVSVAEAREALDNFENVKVVDDLETHQYPMPIISTDTDYTYVGRIRKDIFAENILHMWGVADQVRVGAATNAVRIAQKWIKLQENI
- a CDS encoding thioredoxin family protein, with the translated sequence MTLEQLQQTIREEVGVLLYFSGESCNVCHALRPKFKELFDKEFPLIRQIYLDAHENPEISAHFQVFSVPTMIVFLDGREFVREGRAVSLHKMTEQLKRPYTMMTE